The Deferribacterota bacterium genome segment AGCTTAGAGGTGGGTTGTTCAAAATTGACTAAATTATTTATAAAGCATAATCCACCTACAATAGAAGAAATATTAAATTTGAAAAGATATATTAATGATAGATTGGAAGGGCTTAATATTAATAGTGATATAGATCTTGTAATATCTTCTGGTGGTACAATGTATAACCTTTCCGAAATGTATTATAAAGAAAAATCTAAAGAAAATGAAGCGGTAAAATATGTTGATAGGAAGTATTTAAAGAAAATGATTAGTTATATGAGCATACATAGTATTGATGAGATAAAAAAACTAGCTGGTATTGAACCGCAAAGGTCTGACATTATGCTTGCGGCTATGATATTTATTGATATTTTATTAGAGAAAACTAGATTGTCTGGTTTTTATACAATGAAAGCAGGCTTAAGGACAGGTTTAACAATAGATACTATTAATAAAATGGGTATTGATTTGCCTTTTCAAAATGGTGAGAGTGTTATCTTTTCAAGGCTTATTGAGATAGGTAACAAATTTAATTTTGAGGAAGATCATGCAAGACAGGTAAATAAACTTGCATTGAGATTGTTTGATTTACTAATGGAGAGATTATCCTTAGATAAAAACTACAAAAACATATTAGAAGCTTCAGCTATTTTACACGATGTAGGAACATTTATTAGTTATTCTGGCCATCATAAGCACTCTTATTATTTAATAAAAAATTCAGAATTACTAGGTTTTTCACCCAATGAGATAGAATTAATTGCAAATATTGCAAGATATCATAGGAGAAGCGTACCAAAACCGACACATAAACCCTACAATGATATGACATATGAAGAAAAGCTGATAACACAGAAATTAGCAGCTATATTAAGGATAGCAGATGGACTGGATAGATCTCATAATGATTTGATTAAGGATATTCATTTAACTGAAGAAGATAAGGCTTT includes the following:
- a CDS encoding Ppx/GppA phosphatase family protein, whose amino-acid sequence is MSKIAVIDIGSNSVRMQISEVFGKSYKIVEDYKKILRIGDNVFQKGFFDEKSVDNLVIVLKNLKSLIIGKNVDTVKIVATAAFREANNAFDVVDRVKKEIDFDIEIIPGEKEAFYNYLSATANFQLSKNDAVVVDVGGGSTEICITKKGDLIKSISLEVGCSKLTKLFIKHNPPTIEEILNLKRYINDRLEGLNINSDIDLVISSGGTMYNLSEMYYKEKSKENEAVKYVDRKYLKKMISYMSIHSIDEIKKLAGIEPQRSDIMLAAMIFIDILLEKTRLSGFYTMKAGLRTGLTIDTINKMGIDLPFQNGESVIFSRLIEIGNKFNFEEDHARQVNKLALRLFDLLMERLSLDKNYKNILEASAILHDVGTFISYSGHHKHSYYLIKNSELLGFSPNEIELIANIARYHRRSVPKPTHKPYNDMTYEEKLITQKLAAILRIADGLDRSHNDLIKDIHLTEEDKALYIKPISKSNIYLEIEGANRKKDLLENILGKNVIIK